In the Setaria italica strain Yugu1 chromosome VI, Setaria_italica_v2.0, whole genome shotgun sequence genome, one interval contains:
- the LOC101782605 gene encoding cyclin-D4-2 — protein MAPSCYDVAASMLLCAEEHSSILCLDEEEEEDVAAAAELPGRKRGRSPGCGDGFGADLFPPLSEECVAGLVERETEHMPRSDYGERLRGGGVDLCVRREAVDWIWKVYAYYNFGPVTAYLAVNYLDRFLSRYELPEGKDWMTQLLSVACLSLAAKMEETSVPQSLDLQVGDALYVFEAKTIQRMELLVLSTLNWRMQAVTPFSYLDYFLNKLNGGAPAPRSWLLQSAELILCVARGIGCIGFRPSEVAAAVAAAVVEAAGVAGIENACAHVDKERVLRCQDAIQSMATPAINTVPPKSASGSGRVSPGPQSPVGVLDAGCLSYKSDDDAVAAATVASHGASAYGSATASPVTSKRRKITSR, from the exons ATGGCTCCGAGCTGCTACGACGTGGCAGCGTCCATGCTGCTCTGCGCCGAGGAGCACAGCAGCATCCTGTGcttggatgaggaggaggaagaggacgtggcggcggcggcggagttgcCGGGGAGGAAGAGGGGCCGGTCGCCGGGCTGCGGGGACGGGTTCGGCGCGGATTTGTTCCCGCCGCTGTCGGAGGAATGCGTGGCCGGGCTGGTGGAGCGGGAGACGGAGCACATGCCGAGGTCGGACTACGGCGAGcggctgcgcggcggcggcgtcgatctcTGCGTCCGCCGAGAGGCCGTCGATTGGATTTGGAAG GTCTACGCATACTACAACTTTGGTCCCGTCACTGCCTACTTGGCCGTGAACTACCTTGATCGTTTCCTGTCACGGTACGAGCTGCCG GAAGGCAAAGACTGGATGACGCAACTGCTCTCGGTGGCGTGTCTTTCTCTGGCCGCCAAGATGGAGGAAACCTCTGTCCCACAATCTCTGGACCTTCAG GTCGGAGATGCGCTGTATGTGTTTGAGGCGAAGACGATCCAGAGAATGGAGCTCCTTGTTCTAAGCACCCTCAATTGGAGGATGCAGGCCGTGACCCCTTTCTCCTACCTGGACTACTTCCTAAACAAGCTCaacggcggcgctccggcgccAAGAAGCTGGCTCCTTCAGTCGGCAGAGCTTATCTTGTGTGTAGCTAGAG GCATCGGTTGCATAGGCTTCAGACCTTctgaggtcgccgccgccgtcgcagctGCCGTGGTCGAAGCAGCGGGCGTCGCAGGCATTGAAAACGCCTGCGCCCATGTCGACAAG GAGCGGGTGTTGCGGTGCCAGGACGCGATCCAGTCCATGGCGACCCCGGCCATTAACACTGTGCCACCGAAATCTgcaagcggcagcggcagggtaTCCCCTGGGCCGCAGAGCCCTGTGGGGGTGCTGGACGCTGGCTGCCTGAGCTacaagagcgacgacgacgccgtggCAGCGGCGACTGTTGCTTCACATGGGGCCTCGGCCTATGGTTCGGCGACGGCCTCCCCGGTCACCAGCAAGAGGAGAAAAATCACCAGCAGATGA